The DNA sequence CCCAACAACCAGGGGCCGATATCGCGCGTGTCCGCAAACGGCGGAACACCGGTAACCGTAACGCGCGTGGACAAGTCGCGTGGCGAACTGGGTCACCGCTACCCGCAGTTCCTGCCCGACGGCAACCACTTCCTCTATGTCGCGATTGGTTCGGGAGACGAAGTCACCACCTTCGCCACCACGCTGGACGGGGGCGATCCGGAGGAAGTATTGACGACCGGCTCGATGGGACGCTGGGCGGAACCCGGCTACCTGCTGTTCCTCGATAGCGGCGTCAATTCCGCGCGGCGGCGGTTGCTGGCGCAACGGTTCGACGCGGGGGCGCGCCGTCCCGTGGGAGACGCGCTCCTTCTGGTGGATCCGGTGAGTTCCAGCAACTTTGGTTATCCCAACGCGGCCACGGATCTGCATGGAACGCTGGTGGTGCAGCACCAGTCGCAGATGCATATGCGCCTGACCTGGCACGATCGCACCGGGGCGACGGTTGGCGTGGCGGTGGAGGACATCACGGCCGGTGGCGGCGCGCTGAGCCCGGACGGCAAACTGCTGGCCTACGGAGACAACGGCACCAACGACATCTACATCCGGGATCTCGCCAGCGGTGTCGCGACGCGGCTCACCTTCGAGGGCAAGCGCGTCAACAACCCGCTGTGGTCCCCCGACGGCCGCACGCTGGCGTTCTCGCGCATCAAGGGGTCGGCCGGATGGGACGTGTACACGAAAGCGACCGATGGCACCGGGCCCGACGCCCAGCTCTTCCAGGGACCCGGCCTGTTTGCGTTTCCGATGGACTGGTCTCGCGACGGCCGCTGGCTGGTGGCGCAGTGCGCGGATACCACCGGGAACTACGATCTGTGGAAGATCCCCATGGACGGCAGCGGGGAACCGGCGGTCTACCAGCAAACCCCCGCGCAGGAATCGGGCGCGTCGTTGTCGCCGGACGGCCGCTGGATCCTGTACAACGCCGTAGAGGGCGGCAAGCCCGGGTTGTTCGTGCAGTCGTTTCCCGAACCGGGGGCGAAGTACCAGGTGGCGCTTCCCGAGGCGGTCGGGTCCAGATGGTCCGCGCGCATGGACGAGATTCTCGCCGCCAATGCGCGTGGTGAGATCTTCTCCATCCAGGTTTCCACCGAGAGCGGATTCCGGCAGGGAGCAACCCGCAAGCTGTTCTCCGTTTTGCCCCCGGACAATTTCGTCGACATCGAACGCGGCGAACAGCGCTTCCTGATGGCCACACCGGTAGAGGGTTCCGGGGGATCACGACTCGAGGTCGTGCTCGGCTGGCCGCTGCTCATCGCGGGACAGAAGTAGCCGATGCCGATGAACCCCGGAACAAAAATAGGCCCTTACGAAGTCATTGCGCCGCTCGGTGCGGGCGGCATGGGCGAGGTGTTTCGCGCGCGCGACTCGCGCCTCGCGCGCGACGTCGCCATCAAGGTATTGCCGGACGTGTTCGCCTCCGACCCCGAACGGTTGGGGCGCTTCGAACGCGAGGCACGCCTGCTGGCATCGCTCAACCACCCCAATGTGGCTTCCATCCACGGCGTCGAGGAAGTGGACGGGAACCGCTACCTGATCCTCGAGTTCGTCGACGGCGAGACGCTGGCCGCGCGCATCGCGCGCGGGGCGCTGCCGGTGGACGAAACCATCGAGGTGTGCCGGCAGATCGCCGCGGGTGTGGAAGCCGCGCACGAGAGCGGCGTCATCCATCGCGACCTGAAACCCGGCAACGTGATGATCACGCCCGACGGCGGCGTGAAGGTGCTCGACTTCGGGCTCGCCACCAGCGGCGGGGGCGGCGCGGGCGTTTCCAGCAGCGATATGACGCATTCGCCCACAATGACCAGCCCCGCGACGCGCGCGGGCGTCATCCTGGGCACCGCGGCGTACATGAGTCCCGAGCAGGCGCGCGGGCGCGGCGTGGACCGCCGCACCGACATCTGGTCGTTCGGCGCCGTGCTCTACGAGTGTCTGACAGGCAAGCCGCTCTACGAGGGCGAGACGGTGTCGGACCTGATCGCGCGCATCCTCGAGCGCGAACCGGACTGGAACGCGCTGCCCTCGAACACGCCCGCGCGCGTGCACGAGTTGTTGAAGCGCTGCCTGCGCAAGGATCCGAAGGAACGCCTGCGCGACATCGGCGACGCGCGCCTGGAACTGTCGGACGCCAATGTGTGGACGGCCGCCGCACCGGCCGCCGCCATACCGGCTGCGCGCAAGCGGCCGCTGGCGTGGATGATCGCGACGGCCGTGCTCGTGGCCGCGCTGGCGGCTTCTATTATGATGAGGCCCGCACCGCCAAGGCCGGATGCGCACACCATGCGCCTGTCGGTGGCGCTGCCGCCGGGACTCCAGGTGAGCCTGGAGGTTCCCGACGCCGTGATCTCCCCGGACGGGAGCACGCTGTTGTTTGCGGCCAGCGACACCACCGGCACCACGCGGTTGTACGTACGCAAGCTCGACGCCGCGGTGATCCGCTCGGTGCCCGGCAGCGAGGGCGCGGTGATCCCGTTCTGGTCGCCCGACAGCCGGCAGATCGCGTTCTTCGCCGGCGGGAGCTTGAAGCGCATGGCAATCGATGGTTCGGGGGCCCAGGTCATCGCTCCCGCGCCGGCGCCGCGCGGCGGCGACTGGGGACCGGGCGACGTCATCCTGTTCCAGCCCAATGCGTCGGGTCCCATCATGAAGATCCCCGCCAGCGGCGGCACGCCCGCGCCGGCGACCACGCTCGACACGGAAAACAAGGAAACCGCGCACCGTTTCCCGAGTTTTCTCCCCGACGGCAAGCACTTCCTGTATGTCGCGCTACCCGGACCGGACGGAATTCCACAGACGCGCACCGGTTCGCTGGACGGTGTGGCCGGCCCCGTGCTCCTGACGTCGCTCAGCCGCGCCACCTGGGCGCCGCCCGGCTACCTGCTGTTCAACCAGAACGAATCGGTGGTGGCGCAGCCGTTCGATGTGTCGTCGCGCACGTTGCATGACACACCGCAGCTGGTGCCGGATCTGTACAACACCGCGGGCCAGTATTCCGGCTCGCCGGTCATCACGGCATCGCCGGACGGAAAACTCGTGCAGCGGGAGTTGAACCTGAGCGGCATGGCGATTGTACTCATGGACCGCTCGGGACGGGTCACGCGGCGGCTTTCCCTGCCGGCGGGGAAGTACGGCGGGCCGAGTTTCTCTCCCGATGGCAGGCGGCTGAGCGTGGTGCACTGCCGCGTGGACGAAT is a window from the Candidatus Krumholzibacteriia bacterium genome containing:
- a CDS encoding serine/threonine-protein kinase, whose translation is MNPGTKIGPYEVIAPLGAGGMGEVFRARDSRLARDVAIKVLPDVFASDPERLGRFEREARLLASLNHPNVASIHGVEEVDGNRYLILEFVDGETLAARIARGALPVDETIEVCRQIAAGVEAAHESGVIHRDLKPGNVMITPDGGVKVLDFGLATSGGGGAGVSSSDMTHSPTMTSPATRAGVILGTAAYMSPEQARGRGVDRRTDIWSFGAVLYECLTGKPLYEGETVSDLIARILEREPDWNALPSNTPARVHELLKRCLRKDPKERLRDIGDARLELSDANVWTAAAPAAAIPAARKRPLAWMIATAVLVAALAASIMMRPAPPRPDAHTMRLSVALPPGLQVSLEVPDAVISPDGSTLLFAASDTTGTTRLYVRKLDAAVIRSVPGSEGAVIPFWSPDSRQIAFFAGGSLKRMAIDGSGAQVIAPAPAPRGGDWGPGDVILFQPNASGPIMKIPASGGTPAPATTLDTENKETAHRFPSFLPDGKHFLYVALPGPDGIPQTRTGSLDGVAGPVLLTSLSRATWAPPGYLLFNQNESVVAQPFDVSSRTLHDTPQLVPDLYNTAGQYSGSPVITASPDGKLVQRELNLSGMAIVLMDRSGRVTRRLSLPAGKYGGPSFSPDGRRLSVVHCRVDEYDERVWVIELARSLSTRFAFDGEYDIDPRWTTDGSRVVWGSDRADGRDLYWKRSDGSGTEELLVDAPGLFNDPTCVTSEYVLFRSLSGQTNEDIWIAPLMGGGEAKPFILTPFDEIDAVVSPNERWVAYRSNESGRFELYVTSFPEPGSKTRVSENGAQPTPNVRPVTIAWRRDGRELYYVGGDGRTLMAVQVETEGGFHAGTPRPLLRLPRETVDAAVSPDGSTLAVIVPAETNARSILNLVINWSAELKP